A genomic segment from Torulaspora globosa chromosome 3, complete sequence encodes:
- the ICP55 gene encoding aminopeptidase (ancestral locus Anc_7.268) — translation MKNSPISSKQLLTMLQMQHCRPVLPIRHLSNRRRQPMEAGQALHETRPHLLKPGELTPGITALEYHERRMKLAKDLSPKSCAIITSNQVKYASGAVFYPFQQSTNFFYLTGWNEPDSVMVLEKPTNNLNDVVFHMIVPPKDSFTEQWEGFRTGVNGVKEIFNADEAAESTILPAYLAKIINRNDNLYFDLPKDKTNVSSSALFSTFFTTQNNFNGHQTIHDVIKQASGHKRILGLHKSVAELRKIKSSAELRLMRRAGQISGRAFNQAFARKFRNERTLQAFLEYKFISGGCDKSAYLPVVATGSNALCIHYTRNDDVVYDDEMILVDAAGSLGGYCSDISRTWPANGEFSQAQRDLYEAVLNVQRSCIELCKASNGYSIHDIHEKSIDYMKMELRNVGFSGIQKWDVSKLYPHYIGHHLGLDVHDVPSISRNAPLGEGEVITIEPGVYVPDEHNYPPHFRNIGIRIEDDIAIGADTYTNLTVEAVKEIADLENIMQNGVSTEIPADVISPLDY, via the coding sequence ATGAAGAACTCTCCCATAAGCAGTAAACAGCTGTTAACAATGCTGCAGATGCAGCATTGTCGCCCAGTCCTGCCGATTCGCCATCTATCCAATAGAAGGCGCCAACCTATGGAAGCTGGACAGGCTCTGCATGAGACCAGGCCGCATTTATTGAAACCTGGGGAGCTCACACCGGGTATAACCGCACTGGAATATCATGAGCGAAGAATGAAATTGGCAAAAGACCTTTCCCCCAAGAGTTGTGCAATAATCACCAGTAATCAGGTCAAATATGCTTCGGGAGCGGTCTTCTACCCATTTCAACAAAGTACCAACTTCTTTTATTTGACCGGTTGGAATGAGCCCGATTCAGTCATGGTCTTAGAAAAACCGACAAATAATTTGAACGATGTTGTCTTTCATATGATTGTTCCACCTAAGGACTCCTTTACTGAGCAATGGGAAGGATTTAGGACTGGTGTGAATGGCGTGAAGGAGATTTTCAATGCagatgaagctgctgaatcAACCATACTGCCTGCTTATCTAGCAAAAATCATTAATCGAAATGATAATCTTTACTTTGATTTACCGAAGGATAAAACTAATGTCAGCAGCTCAGCACTATTCAGTACCTTCTTTACGACGCAAAATAATTTCAATGGGCATCAAACGATTCATGATGTTATCAAACAAGCGAGCGGTCATAAAAGAATTTTGGGACTCCACAAATCGGTTGCGGAGCTACGAAAGATCAAGTCGTCAGCCGAATTGAGATTGATGAGGAGAGCTGGACAGATCTCGGGTAGAGCATTTAATCAGGCATTCGCAAGGAAATTTCGAAATGAAAGGACTTTACAGGCGTTTCTTGAATATAAGTTTATCTCTGGCGGCTGTGACAAGTCAGCGTATCTACCTGTCGTCGCAACTGGGTCAAATGCTCTGTGTATCCACTACACCAGGAATGATGACGTTGTttatgatgatgagatgattCTCGTAGACGCTGCTGGTTCGCTTGGTGGTTACTGCTCCGATATTTCGAGAACGTGGCCTGCCAATGGCGAATTCTCACAGGCTCAACGGGATCTTTACGAAGCAGTTCTAAACGTACAGAGGAGCTGTATCGAACTATGCAAAGCTTCGAACGGCTACTCCATACATGATATTCACGAAAAAAGTATCGATTATATGAAAATGGAGCTCAGAAATGTTGGATTCAGCGGCATACAAAAGTGGGATGTTAGCAAGCTCTACCCGCACTATATTGGGCATCATCTCGGTTTGGATGTACATGACGTTCCTAGTATCTCGCGGAACGCACCGTTGGGTGAAGGTGAGGTAATCACAATTGAGCCAGGAGTGTATGTTCCAGATGAGCACAATTACCCACCACATTTTAGGAACATTGGTATAAGGATTGAAGACGACATCGCGATAGGCGCAGATACTTACACCAATCTCACTGTCGAAGCTGTAAAGGAAATAGCAGATCTTGAGAATATCATGCAGAATGGAGTATCGACCGAAATACCCGCCGATGTTATCAGTCCCCTAGATTATTGA
- the HOP1 gene encoding Hop1p (ancestral locus Anc_7.269), with protein sequence MPWTSRYTKSTLYKVGTSAANLFLLFVSYKRKRRVNIPVLGMSTRQMLATKTANAAAKTKTSLSTEQSQKLIQTMLTMSFGCLAFLRGLFPDENFVDQRFVPEKVEKNYKKLGGSQSNSIKIKTLVRGKSSEADLLLNWLEKGVFQSIKLKYLKALSLGIFLNEDDPTDLLENYTFMFEYDGSDNFHMKVGCDKDKEIDSISLLDSRKMAQQLMRRFIIITQSLEPLPQKKFLTLRLMFNERAPPDYQPQLFRDATYDRPAVIKIPHSTDPDTFSVGSLDTKHHKISLKVLSASDCDVDDCPDLTLIDPFDLIDPRPETGTNQKVTCGDSVNSQTTNNLGDLLKSSQPYLQPTQAVASGGKVEILCECGMDCPKESTALKICKKCRKRVHGVCYGNAKGSAIEGCMTCVYGSQLELDSADFKDLMLLRRCYRYIARRRTFPSSVSSFFKHILGDIASDSELEHRLAFCLSVLFLDGILISDGEITNDASQTSKKTAATVIVDWPGIVTPNEGELSQNREYFWSFCYSPPKAHSCITDVLAESRNQIEGWLGEVQQLRKCLSDSLPSSFNLQSLDIRDKELESVSGKKRKHINLDQYLASSITYDTMDMRNEPEFQAPKKIRKISVSKKSLRSVW encoded by the coding sequence ATGCCGTGGACATCACGTTACACGAAATCGACACTATATAAGGTTGGGACGTCAGCGGCTAAtttgttcttgttgttTGTCTCTTACAAGCGCAAGAGAAGGGTGAATATTCCAGTTTTGGGAATGTCGACACGCCAGATGCTTGCTACGAAGACAGCCAATGCGGCTGCCAAGACGAAGACAAGTCTGAGCACAGAGCAGTCACAGAAGTTGATTCAAACCATGTTGACGATGTCTTTTGGCTGCTTAGCTTTCCTGAGAGGATTATTCCCTGACGAAAACTTTGTAGATCAGCGATTTGTTCCGGAAAAGGTCGAGAAGAACTACAAAAAACTGGGCGGATCGCAGAGTAACTCGATTAAGATAAAGACTCTGGTGCGGGGAAAGTCTAGTGAGGCAGATTTGCTCCTGAACTGGCTGGAGAAAGGTGTTTTCCAGTCGATTAAGTTGAAGTACCTAAAGGCTCTAAGCTTGGGAATATTCTTGAACGAGGATGATCCCACAGATCTGCTGGAGAATTACACTTTCATGTTCGAATATGACGGCTCCGATAATTTTCATATGAAAGTGGGCTGCGACAAGGATAAGGAAATTGATAGCATATCACTTTtagattcaagaaaaatggCCCAGCAATTGATGAGGAGGTTCATCATTATCACCCAATCACTGGAgcctcttcctcagaaaAAATTCCTCACTTTGAGACTCATGTTCAATGAGAGAGCTCCGCCAGATTATCAACCGCAGCTCTTTAGAGATGCCACATACGATAGGCCTGCTGTCATTAAGATCCCACATTCGACCGACCCGGATACATTTTCAGTCGGGTCACTGGATACAAAACACCACAAAATCTCTCTCAAAGttctttctgcttcagaCTGTGATGTTGATGATTGCCCTGATCTCACCCTTATTGATCCatttgatctcatcgacCCGCGACCAGAGACTGGCACCAATCAGAAAGTTACCTGCGGTGATTCGGTGAACAGCCAGACCACCAACAATCTTGGTGATCTTTTGAAGTCCTCTCAACCATACCTGCAACCCACACAAGCTGTTGCCAGCGGAGGGAAGGTCGAAATCCTATGTGAGTGCGGTATGGACTGTCCAAAAGAATCAACGGCGCTTAAAATTTGCAAAAAATGCAGAAAGCGTGTACACGGAGTCTGCTATGGAAATGCAAAAGGCTCAGCAATTGAGGGATGTATGACGTGTGTGTATGGTTCGCAGTTGGAGCTCGATTCAGCcgatttcaaagatttaATGTTGCTCAGAAGATGCTACAGGTATATCGCTCGCCGTCGCACATTTCCTTCCTCAGTAAGctcatttttcaagcacATACTAGGTGACATCGCATCGGATAGCGAACTTGAACACCGTTTAGCCTTTTGCCTATCAGTTTTATTCCTAGACGGAATTCTAATCTCGGATGGCGAGATAACGAACGACGCCAGTCAAACAAGTAAGAAAACCGCCGCTACTGTAATCGTTGACTGGCCTGGTATAGTAACGCCCAATGAGGGTGAGCTCAGTCAAAATCGAGAGTACTTTTGGTCATTTTGCTACAGTCCCCCAAAGGCGCATTCTTGCATTACTGATGTGCTTGCGGAATCAAGGAATCAAATCGAGGGATGGCTTGGAGAAGTTCAGCAATTGCGAAAATGCCTTTCGGATTCATTACCTTCATCATTCAACCTTCAATCATTAGATATCCGAGACAAAGAGCTAGAATCCGTCTCAGGGAAAAAAAGGAAGCATATCAACTTAGACCAATACTTAGCCAGTTCGATCACCTATGACACGATGGATATGAGAAACGAACCTGAGTTCCAGGcaccgaagaagatcagaaaGATAAGTGTCTCGAAGAAATCCTTGAGAAGCGTATGGTGA
- a CDS encoding uncharacterized protein (ancestral locus Anc_7.270), translated as MAESTTSLGSKDISSTVSLYEPSSTTDLVDNLSTRAVYELDPEESISRPLSRGSVTSGVSMMATKDGVEGEKVKRLGIPQYSLNILNSMAHNQYKKLHHPSHSHLSLTKPYLNGATEASSISGKLGSYPDSPNAPPMTLREKMRLLNHDRNLSPSSNNNSTDQLDAASSNANSSTGRNHDIYSNGSDGNMLGVPGRCGSDIESNVSTVGDDASFSQNIRNLSPPVSVPDLSGEKV; from the coding sequence ATGGCCGAGTCTACGACTTCACTTGGCTCAAAGGATATTTCGTCTACAGTATCGCTTTATGAGCCCTCTTCGACGACAGATCTAGTGGACAATCTCTCTACTAGGGCTGTGTATGAATTGGATCCTGAGGAGAGCATCTCGAGACCCTTGTCTCGAGGCTCTGTTACGTCTGGTGTGTCTATGATGGCCACTAAAGACGGGGTGGAGGGAGAAAAAGTGAAAAGACTGGGCATCCCACAGTATTCGTTGAATATTTTGAATTCCATGGCTCACAACCAGTATAAGAAGCTACATCACCCATCACACTCCCATCTGTCATTGACGAAACCGTATTTGAACGGGGCCACGGAGGCGTCGTCCATCAGTGGCAAGCTGGGCTCATATCCCGATTCGCCCAACGCGCCACCTATGACGCTACGAGAAAAGATGCGCCTTTTGAACCATGATAGAAACCTTTCTCCATCCTCGAACAATAATTCTACGGACCAATTGGATGCGGCCTCGTCCAATGCGAATAGTTCTACCGGACGCAATCATGATATTTATTCGAACGGCAGCGACGGTAATATGCTTGGCGTCCCCGGTCGCTGCGGTAGCGATATTGAGAGCAATGTAAGCACTGTGGGCGATGATGCATCGTTTTCCCAGAACATCAGGAATCTGTCGCCTCCTGTGAGCGTACCCGATCTCAGCGGGGAAAAAGTATAG
- the AIM9 gene encoding Aim9p (ancestral locus Anc_7.271), giving the protein MLRTTKACGKLRPLSSSVNRGVVASLAAKRFISDKPTETFTKLSDENDPQRNAFFKYSWGSWLKNDKLEKERRTTSFSIEGLTDVLNDLYSQSKELAKTEKEGQIKPPSYNANLTVSLPHNSTTKNVGTIDPNDKVRITSMASIHEGKHHRIYKVETNLGKAFVLRIPYALDSENSIAFRLKSEVATLDFADLKLGIKVPKVFCYGINSLNPVRQPFILQEYIDGHLLMRDWNPLAENSESDEPDPALKNVIEKIADFQKKLLSIEFNEFGSLYFAKDYAESERPAYEGEANPDLQNRWRIGPTAERCFWRYKSALNFNEQRKFLGPWSINRPMDIIKDTGLIETENAKARLALKQAQASPEAVEESILKEQADTFTNLSKVGPHLFNSQLTAIPNLGDLLKPRLHHPDLDPLNVIIAAGEEKTPYLLDFEGSSIKPFIIQNAPQFVAYDGLKVYNLKEDVPDYEKLSEPEKAQYDFMFKRTRNQYLWEAALNSGVPKLISAVAPPVKLLRSPYIAAVERKVDEEYLLIDEALIQLQEVWEVLAKNGLVSSGKYPIHFTKEQIEKHAKQLTAFHERLVATPFAATRGWVPQDMFDNLAKSGILIKDENGDHYIKQQGTV; this is encoded by the coding sequence ATGCTGAGAACAACGAAGGCCTGTGGGAAATTGAGGCCTCTGAGCTCCTCTGTTAATCGAGGAGTCGTAGCTAGTTTAGCTGCCAAAAGATTCATAAGCGACAAGCCGACCGAGACTTTTACCAAACTATCTGATGAGAACGATCCTCAAAGAAAtgcattcttcaagtattcATGGGGATCATGGTTGAAAAATGACAAGCTCGAAAAAGAGAGGAGAACAACCAGTTTCTCGATTGAAGGTTTGACTGATGTCTTGAACGACCTCTATAGCCAATCGAAAGAATTGGCGAAAACCGAGAAAGAAGGTCAGATAAAACCTCCTAGCTACAATGCTAATTTGACTGTGTCCTTGCCTCATAACAGCACCACGAAGAATGTAGGGACCATCGATCCCAATGACAAAGTTAGAATCACAAGTATGGCTAGCATCCATGAGGGTAAGCATCATCGGATCTACAAGGTCGAGACTAACCTTGGTAAGGCATTTGTGCTCAGAATTCCATACGCGTTGGACAGCGAGAATTCCATTGCTTTTAGGCTCAAAAGCGAGGTCGCAACTCTTGATTTTGCTGATCTGAAATTGGGAATTAAAGTACCAAAGGTGTTTTGTTACGGTATCAACTCTTTGAACCCTGTTCGACAGCCGTTTATTCTGCAGGAGTATATTGATGGCCACCTCTTGATGAGAGATTGGAACCCGCTTGCTGAAAACTCTGAAAGCGACGAACCAGATCCTGCTCTTAAGAATGTCATCGAAAAAATTGCCGACTTTCAGAAAAAACTGCTTTCTATAGAATTCAACGAGTTCGGTTCTCTATATTTTGCCAAGGATTATGCCGAGTCTGAGCGGCCAGCTTATGAGGGAGAGGCGAATCCTGATCTGCAAAACAGATGGAGAATTGGTCCTACGGCAGAGCGCTGCTTTTGGAGATACAAATCTGCTCTTAACTTCAATGAGCAGCGCAAGTTTCTCGGGCCCTGGTCTATAAATAGGCCGATGGACATTATTAAAGACACTGGTTTAATCGAAACTGAGAATGCCAAAGCAAGGCTAGCTTTGAAGCAAGCTCAAGCATCTCCTGAAGCAGTAGAGGAAAGCATACTGAAGGAGCAAGCCGATACTTTCACCAACTTGTCCAAAGTGGGTCCTCATTTATTCAATAGCCAACTCACAGCTATTCCAAACCTTGGCGACCTTCTGAAACCTAGATTGCATCACCCAGACCTAGACCCTTTGAACGTTATTATAGCCGCTGGTGAAGAGAAGACACCCTATCTTTTAGATTTCGAAGGCTCCTCTATCAAGCCATTCATCATCCAGAACGCCCCGCAATTTGTAGCTTATGATGGCTTGAAGGTTTAcaacttgaaagaagacGTTCCAGACTACGAGAAGCTATCCGAGCCGGAAAAGGCGCAATACGACTTCATGTTCAAGAGGACCCGCAATCAGTACTTATGGGAGGCTGCCTTGAACAGCGGCGTACCTAAATTGATTTCCGCCGTTGCGCCGCCTGTGAAGTTGCTCAGGAGCCCATATATTGCGGCTGTTGAGAGAAAAGTTGACGAAGAATATCTGCTGATCGATGAAGCTTTGATTCAGCTGCAGGAAGTATGGGAAGTACTTGCCAAAAACGGTCTTGTCAGTAGTGGCAAATACCCTATTCACTTCACAAAGGAGCAAATTGAGAAGCACGCTAAGCAGTTGACTGCATTCCATGAGAGGCTTGTTGCAACTCCTTTCGCTGCTACGCGCGGTTGGGTCCCACAGGATATGTTTGACAACCTGGCGAAATCTGGGATCCTGATCAAGGATGAAAATGGAGATCACTACATCAAACAGCAGGGGACTGTCTGA
- a CDS encoding uncharacterized protein (ancestral locus Anc_7.272), with amino-acid sequence MESLSKLGDFCLKALKHTYTLYKRKMLPLDWITLFRTLTICNTILYCLCHWSIDFVESKIEMQQCAEILQHFGEKWGLHQEMRRCVPKHQHHYSRHLSQLRTGPQYGEAQERTIRD; translated from the coding sequence ATGGAATCACTATCGAAGCTGGGCGACTTTTGCCTGAAAGCGCTGAAGCATACCTACACACTCTacaagagaaagatgctgcCGTTGGACTGGATTACATTGTTCCGAACCCTTACCATCTGCAACACCATTCTCTACTGTCTATGCCACTGGAGCATcgattttgttgaaagcAAAATCGAAATGCAACAATGTGCCGAAATCCTACAACATTTCGGAGAGAAGTGGGGTCTTCACCAAGAAATGCGCCGTTGTGTTCCAAAACATCAGCACCACTATTCTCGACATCTGTCTCAGCTCCGGACAGGCCCCCAATATGGAGAAGCTCAGGAGAGAACTATTCGGGACTAG
- a CDS encoding alkene reductase: protein MSFVENFKPIALGDTNLFKPIKIGNNELKHRVVMPPLTRMRAHHPGHVPNDWAIEYYDQRSKRPGTFIITEGTFPSAQSGGYDNAPGIWSEKQLEQWKKIFAKIHENKSFVWVQLWVLGRQAFPDTLARDGLPYVSASDEVYMDETQREKAVKSNNPQHGLTKDEIKQYIKEYVQSAKNSIEAGADGVEIHSANGYLLNQFLDPISNKRTDEYGGSIENRARFTLEVVDAVTEAIGCDKVGIRFSPYGTFGTMSGGQEPLIVAQYAYVLGELEKRAKAGNRLAFVHLVEPRVTNPFYAEGQGEYNEGTNDFAYSIWKGPIIRAGNLALHPEDVKKMVADDRTLIGYGRFFISNPDIVDRVEKGLPLTKYVRETFYAMTKEGYTDYPTYDEAVKLGYK, encoded by the coding sequence ATGTCATTTGTTGAAAACTTTAAACCAATTGCTTTGGGTGACACCAACCTATTCAAGCCAATCAAGATTGGGAACAATGAGTTGAAGCACCGCGTCGTCATGCCACCTTTGACCAGAATGAGAGCTCACCATCCTGGCCATGTGCCAAACGACTGGGCCATCGAGTACTACGACCAGCGCTCGAAAAGGCCAGGTACTTTCATCATAACCGAGGGCACTTTCCCATCGGCTCAAAGTGGAGGCTACGACAACGCTCCAGGTATCTGGTCTGAAAAGCAACTTGAgcaatggaagaaaatctttgcaaagattcATGAGAACAAATCCTTTGTATGGGTGCAATTGTGGGTTTTGGGTAGGCAAGCGTTCCCTGATACTTTGGCTAGAGACGGTTTGCCTTACGTGTCCGCTTCCGACGAAGTTTACATGGATGAGACACAGCGTGAGAAGGCGGTCAAGAGCAATAACCCACAGCATGGCTTGACCAAGGACGAGATCAAACAATATATCAAGGAGTACGTGCAATCTGCCAAGAATTCCATAGAAGCTGGTGCCGATGGTGTTGAAATACACAGCGCTAACGGTTACCTACTGAACCAATTTCTAGATCCTATCTCTAACAAGAGGACAGACGAATACGGTGGATCCATTGAAAACAGAGCTCGTTTCACGCTGGAAGTGGTTGACGCTGTTACAGAGGCCATTGGTTGCGACAAAGTCGGTATCAGATTTTCACCATACGGTACTTTCGGTACTATGTCCGGTGGGCAAGAACCATTGATCGTTGCTCAGTATGCCTACGTCTTGGGTgaactggagaagagagCTAAAGCTGGTAATCGCCTAGCTTTTGTGCATCTCGTCGAACCTCGTGTCACGAATCCATTTTATGCCGAAGGTCAAGGGGAATACAATGAAGGCACCAACGACTTCGCTTACTCGATCTGGAAAGGTCCTATCATTAGAGCTGGTAATCTAGCTTTGcatccagaagatgtgaagAAAATGGTAGCCGATGACAGAACTTTGATCGGATACGGTAGGTTCTTTATCTCAAACCCTGATATTGTTGACCGTGTCGAGAAGGGCTTGCCACTAACCAAGTATGTCAGAGAGACTTTTTACGCAATGACCAAGGAAGGTTACACAGACTATCCGACTTATGACGAGGCTGTTAAATTGGGTTATAAATAG
- a CDS encoding uncharacterized protein (ancestral locus Anc_7.273), with translation MSGLDIDNLKNSFQNAINLSGSPGAVSTSPTQSFMDTLPRRMSTSKHAKVLKPFSTGDMKILLLENVNQTAIAIFKEQGYQVEFYKSSLPEEELIKKIEDVHAVGIRSKTRLTANVLKHAKNLVVIGCFCIGTNQVDLDYATNHGIAVFNSPFSNSRSVAELVIAEIISLARQLGDRSIELHTGTWNKVSHKCWEVRGKTLGIIGYGHIGAQLSVLAEAMGLHVLYYDVVTIMALGTAKQVPTLDELLKKSDFVTCHVPATPETKNMLSAPQFAAMKDGAYVINASRGTVIDIPALVQACKANKIAGAALDVFPHEPGKNGAGAFNDDLNNWTSELVSLPNIILTPHIGGSTEEAQSAIGVEVSTALTKYINEGNSVGSVNFPEVSLRSLDYDQENTVRVLYIHHNVPGVLKTVNNILSNHNIEKQFSDSNGDIAYLMADISNVNQSDIKDIYTELNQTDAKISIRLLY, from the coding sequence ATGTCAGGTCTCGATATCGACAACTTGAAAAACAGCTTTCAAAATGCTATTAATTTGTCAGGTTCGCCAGGAGCTGTTTCAACATCTCCAACGCAATCGTTCATGGATACCCTTCCTCGCCGCATGAGCACTTCCAAGCACGCTAAGGTGCTCAAGCCATTTTCCACTGGAGACATGAAAATTCTGCTCCTTGAGAATGTCAACCAGACGGCTATCGCAATCTTCAAGGAACAAGGCTACCAGGTCGAGTTTTACAAGTCTTCGCtaccagaagaagaattgatcaaaaagatTGAGGATGTCCACGCAGTCGGTATCAGATCAAAGACTAGATTAACAGCCAATGTGTTGAAACACGCTAAGAATCTGGTTGTCATTGGTTGTTTCTGCATTGGCACCAACCAAGTTGATCTCGACTATGCCACCAATCATGGTATTGCTGTGTTCAACTCTCCTTTTTCGAACTCAAGATCTGTTGCCGAGTTGGTCATCGCTGAGATTATCAGTTTGGCCAGACAATTGGGTGACAGATCAATTGAGTTGCACACTGGTACATGGAATAAGGTTTCTCACAAGTGCTGGGAAGTGAGAGGTAAGACTCTGGGTATCATTGGTTACGGTCACATCGGTGCTCAGTTGTCAGTTCTTGCCGAAGCGATGGGTCTGCACGTTCTTTACTACGACGTGGTCACTATCATGGCGTTAGGTACTGCGAAACAAGTTCCAACGTTGGATGAGTTGCTAAAGAAATCCGATTTTGTCACCTGCCATGTTCCAGCTACTCCCGAAACCAAGAACATGCTCTCAGCCCCTCAGTTTGCAGCTATGAAGGATGGTGCGTACGTCATCAACGCTTCAAGAGGTACTGTCATTGACATTCCTGCTCTGGTACAGGCATGCAAGGCTAACAAAATTGCGGGCGCAGCGTTGGACGTTTTCCCACACGAACCAGGTAAGAATGGTGCTGGCGCTTTCAATGATGACCTGAACAACTGGACCTCCGAACTTGTCTCTTTACCAAACATCATTCTTACCCCACACATTGGTGGTTCCACCGAAGAAGCACAGAGCGCAATCGGTGTCGAAGTTTCCACCGCGTTGACGAAGTACATCAACGAGGGTAACTCTGTTGGTTCTGTGAACTTCCCAGAAGTTTCTTTGAGGTCGCTGGATTACGACCAGGAAAACACCGTCCGTGTTCTATATATCCACCACAACGTTCCAGGTGTTTTGAAAACGGTCAACAACATTTTGTCCAACCACAACATCGAAAAGCAATTTTCTGACTCCAATGGTGACATTGCGTACCTAATGGCAGATATTTCCAACGTCAATCAAAGCGATATCAAGGATATTTACACTGAGCTGAACCAGACTGACGCCAAGATCTCCATCAGATTGCTTTACTAA